A window of the Lactuca sativa cultivar Salinas chromosome 7, Lsat_Salinas_v11, whole genome shotgun sequence genome harbors these coding sequences:
- the LOC111908171 gene encoding uncharacterized protein LOC111908171: MKTTDSFFKRKNDDEETHNDNQQSKRYKASTSEPQPQEHENQQENDIDEATQSNPNEVDLKHLERDPAKRKQMWEYPVNLREQVRRAYMTLGPFQIRLQEYHAKGSKKHPRRFQYSWFNIFPNWLEYSPTTHASYCFICYIFNDKPSVCHGYDAFTVKGFDNWKKVNDGKNCAFLKHIGCSQHRNAVTFAENLMNQATHIENIIVKQNEAQILKNRLRLKASIDTVRWLTFQACALRGHDESPNSKNRGNFLQLINLLASYNDEVANVILENAPYNSKYTSGDIQKEILSIIANKVRKHIRSEVGDSYFCVMVDESRDESKKEQMAIVLRFFDAEGIIRERFLDLVHVRDTLSLTLKTNMWRQLLHYQFDVSKIRGQGYDGASNMRGEWNGLQALVLKDFCASSKRHDELQKAKATEIEHLLELGEIESGKGLNQIGTLRRAGDTRWGSHFRSVCSLLNMFDCTRVVLQGIIDDVSATYSQRGDADAAYCYLKSFEFVFILHLMKELMGKTDILSQALQKKSQDILNAMELVSATKESLNDFRNNGWDSLLEQVKIFCEKHQVDVPDMQAPYTCTRYRPRKNDNQFTFAHFYRVYLFTSTLDKQLHELNSRFNDQAMELLSLSSTLVSKEHPKVINIDQICLLVEKYYPEDFTEQERIQLRYQLDIFNIDMTKNPRLSRVSTIVDLCKGLVETQKRETYYLLDRVVQLILTLPVSTATTERGFSAMKIFKNRIRNKMSDDFLANNLVVYIEREIAENIDTKSVIDEFKDLKGRRAEL, translated from the exons ATGAAAACCACTGATTCTTTTTTCAAAAGAAAGAATGATGATGAAGAAACTCATAATGATAATCAACAGAGTAAACGTTACAAAGCTTCAACAAGTGAGCCGCAACCGCAAGAACATGAAAATCAACAAGAGAATGATATTGATGAAGCTACACAATCAAATCCTAATGAAGTGGATCTTAAGCATCTAGAAAGAGATCCCGCTAAACGAAAACAAATGTGGGAATATCCAGTTAATTTAAGGGAACAAGTAAGACGAGCTTATATGACTTTAGGACCTTTCCAAATACGTCTTCAAGAATATCATGCTAAAGGTTCAAAGAAACATCCTCGTAGATTCCAATATTCTTGGTTCAACATTTTCCCTAATTGGTTAGAGTATTCTCCAACAACACATGCTTCTTAttgttttatttgttatatatttaaTGATAAACCAAGTGTGTGCCATGGTTATGATGCATTTACTGTTAAAGGATTTGACAATTGGAAAAAAGTTAATGATGGGAAAAATTGTGCATTCTTGAAGCACATTGGTTGTTCACAACATAGAAATGCTGTTACATTTGCTGAAAACTTGATGAACCAAGCAACACACATTGAAAATATTATAGTGAAGCAAAATGAAGCACAAATATTGAAGAACCGGTTACGATTAAAAGCTTCAATTGACACAGTTCGTTGGTTGACATTCCAAGCTTGTGCATTACGAGGACATGATGAATCGCCTAATTCCAAAAATCGAGGTAATTTTCTTCAACTAATAAACCTTCTAGCGTCTTATAATGATGAAGTTGCAAATGTTATATTAGAGAATGCTCCTTATAATTCAAAGTATACTTCTGGAGATATTCAAAAAGAAATTCTTAGTATTATTGCAAATAAAGTTCGAAAGCATATTCGTAGTGAAGTCGGGGATTCGTACTTTTGTGTCATGGTTGATGAGTCACGAGATGAGTCTAAAAAAGAGCAAATGGCCATAGTTTTGAGATTTTTTGATGCAGAAGGGATCATACGGGAAAGGTTCTTAGATTTGGTTCATGTTAGGGATACCTTATCATTAACCTTGAAAACAAATATGTGGAGGCAACTTTTGCACTATCAGTTTGATGTTAGCAAAATCCGTGGCCAAGGTTATGATGGTGCTAGTAATATGAGAGGGGAATGGAATGGATTACAAGCACTTGTTCTTAAGGATT TTTGTGCTTCCAGTAAGCGTCATGATGAGTTACAAAAGGCAAAGGCAACTGAGATTGAACATTTATTAGAACTTGGTGAAATTGAATCAGGTAAAGGATTGAATCAAATTGGGACATTAAGAAGAGCTGGTGATACACGTTGGGGTTCTCATTTTCGTTCTGTTTGCAGTTTGCTTAACATGTTTGATTGTACACGTGTTGTTCTCCAGGGAATAATTGATGATGTATCTGCTACTTATTCTCAACGCGGAGATGCTGATGCAGCTTACTGTTACCTGAAATCATTTGAGTTTGTGTTTATTCTTCACTTGATGAAAGAACTAATGGGAAAAACTGATATACTTTCTCAAGCTCTACAAAAGAAATCCCAAGATATTCTTAATGCCATGGAGTTAGTTTCAGCAACAAAGGAGAGTCTAAATGATTTCAGGAACAACGGATGGGATTCTTTACTTGAACAGGTAAAGATTTTTTGTGAGAAACATCAAGTAGATGTGCCGGATATGCAAGCTCCATATACTTGTACTAGATATCGGCCTCGAAAAAACGATAATCAGTTTACTTTTGCACATTTTTATCGAGTATATTTGTTTACATCCACATTGGACAAACAGTTACATGAGTTGAATAGTAGATTCAATGATCAGGCGATGGAGTTGTTAAGTCTTAGTTCTACTTTAGTTTCAAAAGAACACCCTAAAGTGATTAACATTGATCAGATTTGTCTTCTTGTTGAGAAGTATTATCCTGAAGATTTTACAGAGCAAGAGAGAATTCAATTACGATATCAGTTGGATATTTTTAATATCGATATGACAAAGAATCCCAGGCTAAGTCGTGTATCAACTATTGTTGACCTATGCAAGGGTCTTGTGGAAACTCAGAAACGTGAGACGTATTATTTGCTTGATAGAGTGGTCCAGTTAATCTTGACACTTCCAGTTTCTACCGCAACAACAGAGAGGGGATTTTCAGCAATGAAAATATTCAAGAACCGCATTCGCAATAAGATGTCAGATGACTTTCTCGCAAACAACTTGGTGGTTTATATAGAAAGAGAAATTGCTGAAAACATTGATACGAAGTCAGTAATTGATGAATTTAAAGACCTTAAAGGTCGTCGGGCTGAGTTGtaa